One genomic window of Desulfuromonas sp. AOP6 includes the following:
- a CDS encoding HAD family phosphatase, which yields MLKAILWDNDGVLVDTEHLYFQATAQILAERQVGLSEEDFIRISLTQGQSALALAVKSENGEMELEILRRRRDALYASLLEGRLTAMEGVHDTLLQLKNRFRMVVVTGCRRNHFQIIHRQTGLLPFFEFALVREDYHHPKPHPEAYLKALERMELKAEECLVVEDSPRGLLAASRAGLRCCVIPNRLTAGGDFGNAHRVLNHIRELPSLLAGLSSS from the coding sequence ATGCTTAAAGCTATTCTATGGGACAATGACGGTGTTCTCGTCGACACCGAGCACCTGTACTTTCAGGCGACGGCACAGATTCTGGCAGAACGACAGGTAGGCCTATCCGAGGAAGACTTCATACGTATTTCACTCACGCAGGGTCAAAGCGCTCTTGCCCTGGCGGTGAAAAGCGAAAATGGCGAGATGGAACTGGAGATCTTGAGGAGAAGGCGGGATGCTCTCTACGCGTCCCTTCTGGAAGGTCGCCTGACGGCCATGGAGGGCGTACACGATACGCTTCTGCAACTTAAAAACAGGTTTCGCATGGTTGTGGTAACAGGGTGCCGCCGGAATCACTTTCAGATTATTCACCGGCAGACCGGATTGCTTCCCTTCTTTGAGTTCGCCCTGGTCCGGGAGGACTACCATCACCCCAAACCTCATCCGGAAGCTTATTTAAAAGCCCTTGAACGCATGGAGCTCAAAGCGGAGGAGTGCCTGGTCGTAGAAGACTCACCTCGGGGGCTGCTCGCGGCCAGCAGGGCAGGGTTGCGCTGTTGTGTTATCCCCAATCGCCTCACGGCCGGCGGCGATTTCGGCAATGCCCACCGAGTCCTCAATCATATCCGTGAACTCCCGTCATTGCTGGCCGGGCTGTCATCCTCCTAA
- a CDS encoding transporter, translating into MRIFTLPSCLVLLTFLVILACPTGLLASEENTRQNIYLELDFDFTSGDYGTDTTTDSYVYTLLLGAYLGSRWDVQLSAPYIYKSNSYLTTSGNVYYGSRMTGTPQVGQLANGDGMGGSGGDGTGGTTDTTTTTMTDVKESQSGFGDMSLSLGCILLFENQTSPQVRAYVEGRLPTGDEDKGLGTGGYGVEGGFELFKWVGPFSLLGSGAYTWQEDSSDIGLKEYWSYEVGLGYALTDRLRPGLSLWGATEPAEDVGSLLEGKAQLSYRTGSSSAIGAYVMKGLATSSPDMGTGFFFFWNF; encoded by the coding sequence ATGCGGATTTTCACGCTGCCATCCTGTCTTGTCCTACTGACGTTTCTTGTCATCCTTGCCTGTCCCACCGGTCTTTTGGCCTCGGAAGAAAATACTCGGCAAAATATTTATCTGGAATTAGACTTTGATTTCACCAGTGGTGATTACGGTACGGATACGACCACCGATTCCTATGTCTATACGCTGCTTTTGGGCGCCTATCTTGGGTCTCGTTGGGATGTGCAGCTTTCCGCCCCTTATATCTATAAGAGCAATTCCTATCTGACCACTTCGGGAAATGTATACTATGGCTCCCGGATGACGGGTACGCCTCAGGTCGGTCAACTGGCCAACGGGGACGGGATGGGCGGTTCCGGAGGTGATGGCACTGGCGGGACGACGGATACAACCACCACCACAATGACAGACGTAAAAGAGTCGCAGAGCGGATTTGGCGATATGTCGTTAAGTCTGGGGTGTATCCTTCTTTTTGAAAATCAGACTTCACCTCAAGTCCGAGCCTATGTCGAGGGCCGGTTGCCAACGGGGGACGAAGACAAGGGGCTTGGTACCGGTGGCTACGGTGTCGAAGGAGGATTTGAGTTATTCAAATGGGTAGGGCCTTTTTCTCTGTTGGGAAGCGGGGCCTACACCTGGCAGGAAGATAGCTCGGATATCGGGCTGAAGGAATATTGGAGCTACGAAGTCGGCCTGGGGTACGCTTTGACGGATCGTCTGCGCCCAGGTCTCTCCCTCTGGGGTGCCACAGAGCCTGCGGAGGACGTCGGAAGTCTTCTCGAAGGGAAGGCCCAGCTGAGTTATCGCACAGGATCGAGCTCGGCCATCGGCGCCTACGTCATGAAGGGACTGGCTACGTCCAGCCCTGATATGGGCACCGGATTTTTCTTTTTCTGGAATTTTTAG
- a CDS encoding putative manganese-dependent inorganic diphosphatase, producing MSKQTIYVIGHKNPDTDSICSAMAYARLKQLQGVPQVQAARAGDLNRQTEFVLDELALPRPHLLMDVYPRVKDVVGEHVVTIPDKAPLSRALELFHLHNIRLLPVIDDDRRPLGLLFLKKVSERFLIPRQESEIRRVLASVDSIRQCLKASILCQAEEAGGKVEELNLYVGAMASATFQERLKGCSPRDMVLVTGDRENIQRQAVEMGVRILIVTASLPVSPDVVELAQVKGVTILSTPFDTATSAWLTRLSTPVSELVTADHQSVGLPDRLEDLRLKLLHSKDPGVVVLDGEGRVAAVATKSNLLSPSQVKLILVDHNELSQAVAGADKVEIMEVIDHHRLGNFHTDYPIRFINQPLGSTCSLVATLYQQAGREPERAIAGLMLAGLLSDTVILKSPTTTETDREIATWLGKLAGLDPYEFGRRIFSAGSALAAHPSVRHLILADFKEYKAGERVFGLGQVEVVSFHEFHTLKEQITEELAALKKERKLDTVGLLVTDIVQETSLLLAQGSKELPYVIGYPQVEENLFELKGVLSRKKQLVPHLLKVLKG from the coding sequence ATGAGTAAACAAACCATTTATGTCATAGGTCATAAAAACCCGGATACCGATTCCATTTGCAGCGCCATGGCGTATGCCCGCCTCAAACAGCTGCAGGGGGTGCCCCAGGTGCAGGCGGCAAGGGCTGGGGACCTGAACCGGCAGACGGAGTTTGTGCTGGATGAACTGGCCTTGCCCAGACCTCATCTCCTCATGGACGTCTATCCCCGAGTCAAGGATGTTGTTGGCGAACATGTAGTAACCATCCCAGACAAAGCGCCGCTGTCGCGGGCTCTGGAACTCTTTCACCTGCACAATATCCGCCTGCTTCCCGTGATCGACGACGACAGGCGACCACTGGGGTTGCTGTTTCTGAAAAAGGTGTCCGAGCGTTTTCTGATTCCGCGTCAGGAGAGCGAGATCCGTCGTGTCCTTGCCTCGGTGGACTCCATCCGCCAATGCCTCAAGGCCAGTATCCTCTGTCAGGCTGAAGAGGCCGGCGGCAAAGTGGAGGAACTCAACCTCTATGTCGGCGCCATGGCCTCCGCCACCTTCCAGGAACGTCTTAAAGGGTGCAGTCCCCGCGACATGGTCCTGGTGACCGGTGACCGTGAAAATATCCAGAGACAGGCGGTCGAAATGGGGGTGCGCATCCTCATCGTCACGGCCAGTCTACCCGTGTCGCCGGATGTGGTCGAGCTGGCCCAGGTCAAGGGGGTCACCATCCTCTCTACTCCCTTTGATACGGCGACAAGTGCCTGGTTGACCCGCCTGTCAACTCCCGTCAGTGAGTTGGTGACGGCGGATCACCAGAGCGTTGGTCTGCCAGATCGCCTGGAGGATTTGCGCCTGAAGCTGCTGCACTCCAAAGACCCGGGGGTGGTTGTTCTCGATGGCGAGGGGAGGGTGGCGGCAGTGGCGACCAAGAGCAATCTGTTGTCTCCCTCGCAGGTCAAGCTGATCCTGGTGGATCACAATGAACTGTCACAGGCCGTTGCCGGGGCAGACAAAGTTGAAATCATGGAAGTCATCGACCATCACCGCCTGGGAAATTTTCATACCGATTATCCGATCCGTTTCATCAATCAACCTTTGGGCAGTACCTGTTCCCTGGTGGCTACCCTTTATCAACAGGCAGGGAGAGAGCCGGAACGGGCCATCGCCGGTCTGATGCTGGCCGGTCTGCTTTCTGATACGGTCATACTCAAATCCCCTACGACCACCGAGACCGATCGGGAAATTGCCACCTGGCTTGGCAAGCTTGCCGGTCTCGATCCTTATGAGTTCGGCCGGCGCATTTTCAGTGCCGGCAGTGCGCTGGCGGCGCACCCTTCCGTCAGGCATCTGATCCTTGCCGATTTCAAGGAATACAAAGCGGGTGAACGTGTTTTTGGCCTTGGCCAGGTGGAGGTTGTCAGTTTCCACGAATTCCACACCTTGAAAGAACAGATCACCGAAGAACTGGCTGCGCTGAAAAAAGAACGCAAACTCGACACAGTCGGCTTGCTCGTTACCGATATCGTTCAGGAGACCAGTCTTCTGCTGGCCCAGGGAAGTAAGGAGCTGCCCTACGTGATCGGTTATCCTCAGGTGGAGGAAAACCTCTTTGAACTTAAGGGGGTTCTTTCACGCAAAAAGCAGCTCGTACCTCACCTCCTTAAAGTTCTTAAAGGCTGA
- a CDS encoding putative glycoside hydrolase: MPVLMRFIVLLVLLGQAWGAAAESLTCGHLYDGVTGKPIENAVVSSGPRLVRTDANGHFVMASSTKEFRARAPGYRVRSFTTAEGHDIVMEPFSAKALYLSHYGIAEPILRNPALKMIENTELNALVIDLKGDRGQVAFKVDLPMASEIGAQKILTVKDGKRLLASLKAKDVYTIARIVVFKDDLLAKSRPDLAIRTERGDVWRDGEGMAWVDPFFREVWEYNIALAEQAAQMGFDEIQFDYVRFPDRRGLRFAKENQEENRVGAISGFLASARQRLEAYEVFLSADIFGYVCWSEKDVEIGQRLEDLSVHLDYISPMLYPSGFGHGVGMYRNPVKHPYEIISLSLNRAQQRTGLPGARFRPWLQAFRDYAFDRRSFGEHEIRAQIEASDDFGSSGWMLWNARNVYSQAGLLKKSYEAYADQISEAEPDYPKL, translated from the coding sequence ATGCCGGTGTTGATGAGGTTTATCGTTCTTTTGGTGCTGTTGGGGCAGGCCTGGGGGGCCGCAGCCGAATCTTTGACTTGTGGTCATCTTTATGACGGTGTGACCGGCAAGCCCATTGAAAACGCGGTGGTCAGCAGCGGCCCACGTCTGGTGCGCACCGACGCCAACGGACATTTCGTCATGGCTTCTTCGACCAAAGAATTTCGGGCACGGGCTCCAGGTTATCGGGTTCGTTCGTTCACCACCGCCGAGGGGCATGACATAGTCATGGAGCCTTTTTCAGCCAAGGCTTTGTATCTCTCCCATTACGGCATTGCCGAACCCATACTGCGGAATCCTGCACTGAAAATGATCGAAAACACGGAACTCAATGCGCTGGTGATTGACCTCAAGGGCGATCGCGGACAAGTCGCCTTCAAGGTGGATCTGCCCATGGCATCTGAAATTGGCGCCCAGAAAATCCTCACGGTCAAGGACGGCAAGCGCCTGTTGGCGTCCCTGAAAGCAAAAGATGTCTATACCATTGCCCGTATCGTGGTATTCAAAGACGATTTGCTGGCCAAATCCCGCCCAGACCTGGCTATCCGCACCGAACGAGGAGACGTTTGGCGTGACGGTGAAGGCATGGCTTGGGTCGACCCTTTTTTCCGTGAGGTCTGGGAATATAATATCGCGTTAGCCGAACAGGCGGCCCAGATGGGTTTTGACGAAATACAGTTTGATTACGTCCGTTTTCCGGACCGTCGCGGTCTGCGGTTCGCCAAAGAGAACCAGGAAGAAAATCGGGTTGGCGCCATTTCAGGTTTCCTGGCCTCGGCTCGCCAGCGACTGGAAGCCTATGAGGTCTTTCTGTCCGCCGATATCTTCGGGTATGTCTGCTGGAGCGAGAAAGATGTGGAAATCGGTCAACGCCTCGAGGATCTGTCCGTCCATCTCGACTATATTTCTCCCATGCTATACCCCTCCGGTTTTGGTCATGGGGTAGGAATGTATCGTAATCCGGTTAAACATCCTTATGAAATCATTTCCCTGTCCCTTAACAGGGCGCAGCAAAGGACAGGCCTGCCCGGCGCCCGCTTTCGTCCGTGGCTCCAGGCGTTCAGGGATTACGCCTTTGATCGTCGATCTTTCGGAGAACACGAGATTCGCGCGCAAATTGAAGCCTCCGACGATTTCGGCAGCAGCGGCTGGATGCTCTGGAATGCCCGTAACGTGTACAGTCAGGCTGGATTGTTGAAAAAGTCTTATGAGGCTTACGCCGATCAGATCAGTGAAGCGGAACCTGACTATCCGAAGCTTTAG
- a CDS encoding cytochrome c3 family protein: MKRLVATLLVVAFLAVGSLAVASDTITLDSKKGNVTFNHKVHGDSLGCAACHEGEPGKLELDMKTGHALCKDCHTQKGAGPTKCNDCHKK, from the coding sequence ATGAAACGTTTGGTAGCTACTCTGCTGGTCGTTGCTTTCCTGGCTGTTGGCTCCCTGGCTGTTGCCAGCGACACCATCACCCTCGACAGCAAAAAAGGTAATGTTACATTCAACCACAAAGTCCATGGTGACTCTCTGGGTTGCGCCGCCTGCCATGAGGGTGAGCCCGGCAAGCTTGAACTCGACATGAAGACCGGTCATGCTCTCTGCAAAGACTGCCACACCCAGAAAGGTGCCGGCCCCACCAAGTGCAACGACTGCCACAAGAAGTAA